The Cloacibacillus sp. genomic sequence CTTCCAAGGGCAGTCCCGCGTGGAAAAATTTCTGTGAAGAGATGCGCAAGGATGCTCCAGACAAGGCAAAGGCGCAGAGCTATCTCAAAGAGGCAATGAAGCTGCGCAGGCAGAAGGCGACGGCGCGCTTTGAAGAGATGCTCAAAGACCCCTCTAAATATATGTCAAAGGGCAAGGGGCGCGCGCGCGGAGCTTCCGGTGACGTGAACTGCGTGCAGCCGCGGCAGCAGTGTCCGCAGCCCGGCGGCGCCTGCGCAAAATAAAACAGGCGGTATTTACAATATGCGGGCTGCGCACATGCCGCCCGCATAAATTAGTCGATATTGCTATAATTGTGGTGTCGGGATTACCTATGAAAAGGGGCGCGTAAGGTGAAGATTTTGATAGTAGAAGACGAAAGAGCTATAGCGGAGGTGGAGAAGGCATATCTGGAGCGTGACGGCTATGAGGCGGTCATTGCGGCGGACGGCCTGGAAGGGCTTGAGAAGTTTCGCGCGGAGGCCTTCGACCTTATACTTCTGGATCTTATGCTGCCGGGGCTTGCGGGGACGGATGTCTGCCGCGAGATACGCCGCACCTCAAGCGCCCCCATCCTCATGGTGACGGCAAAGAGCGGAGAGGAAGACATCGTTGCGGGCCTTGACGCCGGCGCCGACGACTACATTGTGAAGCCCTTTTCACCGAAAATACTTATGGCGCGCATTCGCGCAAACCTGAGAAAGACGCCGCAGACGGAGCCCGCGCGCCCCTCGGAGCTGATATACGTAGGTGAATCGCTCGTCATAGACCAGCAGAATTTTACGGTGAGAAAAAACGGAGCCGAAGTGTCGCTCACAAGAAATGAATTTATGATACTTTCCACAATGGCCTCGCGCCCGGATAAAACGTGGAGCCGCGACGACCTTATCACCTACGCGCTCGGCTACGAGTATGACGGCTTTGAGCGTTCCATAGACAGCTACATTAAAAATATAAGAAAAAAACTGTCCGACCCGGAGCATGAAAACGGCTATATCCGCACCATGCACGGCTTTGGATATAAGATATCGGAATAGGCCATGAAGCGCACGCTAAAATCAAAGCTCATCTTTCAATATATGACGATAGTCATAGTCTGTATGCTCGTAATACCGACGGCCATCTCTTCGCTGCTTGGCTGGCAGTTTCGCAGCTTCGCGCAGGAGCGGCTCGCCGACGATGAGAATGACATTGTAGAATATTTCCAGAAAGTGTACGCGGAAAACGGAACGTGGCGCGTGGGGAAACTGCTGCCTAAAAGGTCCGACCTTCTGCGCTGGCCGATGGTCAAAATCGAGCTCTTTGACGAAGAGGGCGCGGAAATCAGGCAGTTCTGCCGCGTCATGCCGATGCAGCAGACGCGCCGCAAAGGAGGCTCCCGCCACGGCGCACCGTCGCTTGACGGACTCATCTACAGCCTGCGCGAAATAAATGTGGACGGCCAAAAGGTCGGCACGCTGCGCTTCACCTGCCTGCCCTTCGATAGAAGCAGAGAGGGCCTTTTCCTTCAGCAGTTCAACCGCATAATGTATTACGCCGTCGCTTTGATGCTCATAGCGGCCGCCCTCATAGCCTACTTTATGGCCGTTCGCATAAGCCGTCCCGTACTCAACGCCGCAAGCCGCGCGCTGCAGATAAGCCGCGGAAAATACAGAATGGAAGAACGGATGGAGTCGGACATCACTGAGCTGCAAACGCTGATAGAAAGCGTAGACCGGCTCGGGCAGTCCCTTGAGGCGCAGGAGGAGTTGCGCAGGCGTCTCTTAAGCGATATTGCCCATGAACTGAGAAACCCCGTCACTATAATAAAATCTCACCTTGAGGCCATAGAGGACGGCGTATGGAGCGCCACGCCGGAACGCATAAGGCTCACGGTGAGCGAGGTGGACCGCCTCTCCCAGCTCATCACGGAGGCGGAAAAACTTACCGCGATAGAGGGAGCGGGAAGCTCCATATCACTTGAGAATACAGACCTCTCATCCCTCATAGAAAGATCGGCGATGGTCTTTGATCCGCTTTATAAAAACAAAGGCGTGGAACTGGAGCGTGACATCGAGCAGGGAGCATCAATGGTGCTGGACGCCGGAAAGATTCGTCAGGTCGTAGAGAACCTGCTCTCAAACGCGCTTCGCTACACGGACGCGGGAGGCGTCGTCAGCGT encodes the following:
- a CDS encoding HAMP domain-containing sensor histidine kinase codes for the protein MKRTLKSKLIFQYMTIVIVCMLVIPTAISSLLGWQFRSFAQERLADDENDIVEYFQKVYAENGTWRVGKLLPKRSDLLRWPMVKIELFDEEGAEIRQFCRVMPMQQTRRKGGSRHGAPSLDGLIYSLREINVDGQKVGTLRFTCLPFDRSREGLFLQQFNRIMYYAVALMLIAAALIAYFMAVRISRPVLNAASRALQISRGKYRMEERMESDITELQTLIESVDRLGQSLEAQEELRRRLLSDIAHELRNPVTIIKSHLEAIEDGVWSATPERIRLTVSEVDRLSQLITEAEKLTAIEGAGSSISLENTDLSSLIERSAMVFDPLYKNKGVELERDIEQGASMVLDAGKIRQVVENLLSNALRYTDAGGVVSVTLKCSAKEAVIEVADDGIGIDAKDLPFIFERFYRTDLSRARKSGGIGIGLAIVKAIVEAHGGVISVESELGKGSRFTVRIPKITMSEEER
- a CDS encoding response regulator transcription factor, with the protein product MKILIVEDERAIAEVEKAYLERDGYEAVIAADGLEGLEKFRAEAFDLILLDLMLPGLAGTDVCREIRRTSSAPILMVTAKSGEEDIVAGLDAGADDYIVKPFSPKILMARIRANLRKTPQTEPARPSELIYVGESLVIDQQNFTVRKNGAEVSLTRNEFMILSTMASRPDKTWSRDDLITYALGYEYDGFERSIDSYIKNIRKKLSDPEHENGYIRTMHGFGYKISE